The genomic DNA acaccacgcatgcgccgtgaaaaaaaaaagcttggagTGAGCGAGGCTCAACTTTGTGGAagcgctcaccagaattaactggaccatactgcaccactccttaccggactggaatgctcagtggaaacgaggctttatgCATTCTAATGAGTTCCTGTGTCTCATCGACACAGAAAAACGGTATCCACTCTGCTTACATCCGGTAACGTCCGGCTAAggggctgttttggtccagttgttctgctccaagcatggagtctattcagactgaggaagcTCAGAGGAACCGAAGCTCAGTCCGATTCTAAACAAATCGAGACCACTTCCAAAGATGAATCTTAAAGCAGTTCTTGGTACCAGACCAGGGTCcccttgggtgtattcagactgaaaatttgttccagattatctgacaaaaatgaactctggttcactttaagcgaaccaaatgtgtccaacaGTAAAAGCTACAATTTGATGAACGTGTACAGGGAGGGAAGTTGTACCTGTAACTCTTTGTTGACCCGAGAAGGAAACACCAGTCCAGGACAGTCGCACAGCTTAACTGTTGGAGTGAGGTAGTATGTCTGGAAGTATTTGGTGTGGCCAGGAGTTCGGGAAACACTCACAACCTTTCTTCCTACAAGGCTGTTTATTATTGAAGATTTACCAACATTTggaaagcctaaaaaaataagaaggaTTAGATCATGTATACggaaatctgaaaaacaataaattgttCATATGgctcaattaaaaaacattttcttcttaatgttttacaaagttGATCAATGCAAGagttttcataaaaacacaacttgcTGGTACCAATATGTTAATGagagaaaaatccacaaatgtcactgaatttgctaaaaaaaaaaataaaatcagaaattagctttatatttttcttaagaGTAAAAATAAACGTGCCTCAAAAAAGAATAGGGAGCGGTTAATCTAAGATGTCTCCTCTAATTGGCATCGCGTGTGTCTGTTTAAAGTTTGACAATAGTCTTTGTGCTGTTTGGTATCATGGTGAACAATGTGAACTAGAGAATGAAGAAGGCAGAATTGTTCTGGAAGATTAAAAAGGAAATCCTAGACAATCATGTTAAATTTAGAGGCAACAAGCCCATCTCcagacagtttgatgtttcTGTAACTACAGCTGCACATTTCAGATGTTGTGCTGCTGCCTGGTGTCAGAAAGCTTCATCTCAGTTTGAAACAgtgttttttcaaacacaaagagCTGAGGTGTGCCCCGTGAAGAAGGCACCTTTGAAAACTGAGCCTATTGGAGTAGTTTGCTGATAAAGGAGTGGACTAAGAGCGTTTCCCAACCTTGGGTTCTCAGGGAACACTGTCCTGGATGTNNNNNNNNNNNNNNNNNNNNNNNNNNNNNNNNNNNNNNNNNNNNNNNNNNNNgaaactgtgttttttcaaacacaaagagCTGAGGTGTGCCCTGTGAAGAAGGCACCTTTGAAAACTGAGCCTATTGGAGTAGTTTGCTGTTAAAGGAGTGGACTAAGAGCGTTTCCCAACCTTGGGTTCTCAGGGAACACTGTCCTGgatgttttagtgttaaagcGCGCCTGATCAGCTCATCATCAAGCTCTGAGGAAGCCTGGAAATGACAGTCATCAAAAGACAGGGGTGTTTGAGTTTTGAAGGATTGGAATAAATGCAGGACAGTGTTCCCTGAGGACCACAGTTAGGAAACTGGACTAAGGTGCATGTTGGTAGGTGCAGAACTGCCatgaacagtttaaaaaaattgcaaaaagatGTTCCCCAAAAAATACTATGAGCATGTATTATTTTTGTCCTTGTTTGGTCCACAAGTTTGCTTTTAAAAGATTGTGTCAAACAAACTTCTGGGAAGACACCACCAAACCATGGAGGTGCTGCACtttgcaactttatttattgcaaaaagcgtaaatattgcaaaaaataattcCTGATCATGCCTTGAAAAACAAATCCCATGGACAATTAGCTCAGCTCCCATTGTAGATTTTTCATTGATTAAAGAGGTACCAGCAATGTGTTCATATGTTTAGTCAACAAAGATGTTGCTAATGTTACCTATGCAGCCTAATGTGAGAACTCCATCTTTGTAGAGCTCATGAGATGAGCTGCTCATTTCCATAGCACTATCACTTTGATGCTCCACAAGCACAGACTCTGCTCCTTCATGCTCATCATCCAGTCGCTGGGCAACAGCATCTCTCTGAATCTTCTGCTCCAAACTAGAAAGATCGACTGAGGAGATAAGAGCAGGCAGGTGAGAAACACTGAAGATATTTTGAAGATCAGAAGCAGAGTTTGGTTAGTTCTTAGTAAATATACTAAATATATATCTGAATTTAAAGTACCCCTTAGTAGAGTGGAGACAACAGGAAACAGTCAATTGGTAGAAACTCCTGGTGAAGCTACTTTTAGCTGCGGTGCAgcataatacttttttttttaaatcataaattgttttaatgctTTCAAGGTTTTTGCATCACTGTTGAATGCTTCTAATTATCCTGGGTAGATTACTGTGCTGAAAGACAAAAGATTAGTTGTTTTTCCTCCCACCTCTCCCTGATGTGATCTCCTGACaggatttaaaaatgtctataaGACCTCCAGCATGACTCCAATCAGGCTTCTTCCTCGTCCTCTTCTTCTGGAGAACTGCAGCAAACAAGAGACAATAACTTCAAATGGAATAATGCCCAGGAGAGACTGGATTCAGATAAGACCAGGTTATCCTGATGAATCTGAACTGTGGGCATCCTTCAGTTATCTAGTACTTAACTATTTCCTCTCATCTCACCTGTGCTGTAGGGCTGCCCAGGATGTGAGGTAAAGCACACTATATTCAGGCTGGGAAACTGGGAGGCCATGTAGTGTTTCCAGGCAATCACCAGTGGAGGAGGACACAGGTCAGCCTTGTTCAACACCAAGATGACATGCTTCTGCAGGTCTTTTGTGATGTAATGATAAAGATCTGGAGGAAACTGCAGCACCTGGGTAGTATAGAGGAAAGCATACATTCTTTAGAAACTGTCTTTCAAcaaaacttttagatttttcttgtttatggTAATAGATTAGCCACATTAGGTGTGTTGAAGCAGAATAATTAAAATTCCTTATTATTATCAGCACgtgctaaaaatattaatggATTTAAGAAGCAAAATGTTCTTtcaatagagaaaaaaagtaatttaagacaccaaataaaaaagaagtcgactaaagatctacaaaaacaaacaaaaaataaacaaaaatcaatgcaaGTGAGGAACTATGAGCTTGTGAGAGCAGAACCTTAAACATGTTCTTTATCTCCCTTCAAAAgacttataaattataaaattactTGCTTCATTATCTGACCTACCGGATGTCTGATGTCAACAATAAGCAAGATGATGTCTGACATCTCCAAAACTCTCCACAGTTGTCTCcatgtctaaaaaacaaaaacaaaacgagaccttcagatatttttcagcttaaatctttaaataatgagaaaaaaaaagtttacagcGGTGACCAACACAAACTTATTTAAAAggtaacaaaaacataaataagagaTCAATATGAATGTTTGCATAcagtcttatttatttaaaaaagccttttcttttattgaagaAAGGCTTAAAGGTCAGcaataataaaatgacaaacgCATTTAATGCTTGTTGCCAATTCAAACTAGataatttatttcttcattattCAAACATAAttactacaaataaaaactattattcAGAGTTTTAATACACTTGATTAAGAAGAAGTCAGTGTTCAGTCAGAGGTTTTTGAACCCAAGTAACTCGTTCACTAGAGACTGGACAccacataaagagaaaaatttCAGAAAGCACCAGtaaactaaacattaaaatgtttagtttttctttttttacatggtGTGCATGTAGAAATTGTCAATAGAGAGTGGACAGGactttattttttgatgaaaaactaaaatatttgcagCAATAACCTCCGTTGTAAATCTGAATCCTCCTTTGTTTCATTTCCTACAGAATTTGTCAAGAAGCAGCTCTAATCTGACTCAAACATTCAGACTATTTTACAGTCAGTTTATCATTATAAATCCAAACCCTACAATGGTGCACATTCAGACATAAAACAGACAACCAGCAGCATAAAGGACTTCTTTTGGTACATGCAGGAACTGGTATGGTCATCTGAGCTGCAGGACCGTCTCGATGACCTTTGGCAcagtggatttttgtttttgactgatACATACTCGTAGCTCCGTAATACCAGAGGAACCTCTATAAAGTAGAAAATGTGATACTTcctaaaatcaatatttagcaCTGACAGATAAAACATTACCTCCAGATTGTGCTCGAAGTGGCTGAGAGTACCAGGTGGGTTTCTGGAGTGCAAGTCATCCAGATAATCTCTGTAggacttttcttctttcttcatcAAGCTCTCTCGCGTCATGTTGTAGGTCCAAGATGGTCGTCGTGGGAATGAGAGACCTGGTGGTGCACAGTGACGTTTTAGCAGGTCAAGCAGGAAACCAGATTTTTGTCCCATAATGCCTATTACAGTGCTATCATGAGGACGAAGCTCAAATCAGGCTAACGTTTTTCTGATGGGTAGATTTCATTGATGTCAACTTCCAGTTCCTTGTCAGAAACTGGCTGCAGAACCTTCTCTCTGGccagcttcttcctcttttccacCTCCTCTTTACTCTCCTTCTCAAAATGGAGtcgaaacctaaaaaataaaaaaattaataggtGAAGGGGGTACACATCTTATAACAAGTtttttcttcctatttttttgtatctttacaTTAGAATCCATTGTTATTACAGTTATATGAATTGACCAACTTCACAAGAAAAGTCTAAAGCTTCAGTttcaacaccaaaaacatgaaagaacaaaaagctGCCATCATGTAAAACGAATTTATGCTAAGAATTGTTgcaatattttcacttttattgctCTTTTTGACCTGCTCCTCTAGTCAGGTTCAGTCTCTGTAGAACAAGCGCATAACATTTCTCCACAGGCTTTCATGGTACAGAGAAAAGCTTTAACACAGATTTTCTCAGCAGAGTAGAAACTAATTTTTCACCATCATAATATCCTAATGTATTATAGCATTAAATCCTCAAAATGGACTTTGGCTCACATCACAAAGAGGTTATTCTTCAGTTTAAATGATGTGACTGTCTGGTTTATGTATCATTTTGTAATACTATTACTATGTTCTAAATATATAATCTCACTTTGAGGCTCTCTTTTGTTTTGGCACGGAGTTCACATAAAAGCAAATGATAATTGCAATGTGACTTGTAAATGTTTGTAACTGAATTTTGACATGTGTGAAAGGTGAATTCTGGATCTCACTGCGCCCTGTAAAGGGCTGGAGACTTATTCAACTTTTTCCTTCACCCTCTGATAGCTGGGATACATTCCAGAAATCCTATGACCCTACTAAGGatgaatcagaaacagaaaatatataattactactaaaaatgtaaaactggcATAAAAGTCGCTCTTAGTCAAATGGAAATTGAGTATTAACACTCACCTGTTTGGATCATATCTACCCTCTCGACTCATGggttgttgatttatttttctaatgtcAGTCGTCTCACTATCTGATGTGTCTGATTGACGTTCTCCTCCTCGCTCCACGCTGGCATTTCGGCTGCTCGGCCCAGAACCCGTGTCACCTAAAGACAAGGTCGCCACGATTTTTgtaagaacacaaacactttttttgattGAGGCCGTCTGAAAATGTTACATCCTAAACTATTTGTACTGAATAAGTTTGTAGTAAGTGGTTTAACTAAGATTCactgtcatttctttttctcttacAGCTGATCTTAACCAATATTTCCCTACttcttaattttgattaaacagaaaacataaaatttatGTACTGGGAATTTAAAAGACCAATGAGAAATTGAAGATCCCTATCTAATTAAAAGACACATTAGCAACATGTGCTTGTCATTGACCTCTATATTAGCAGTTCATCATTTTGCTGTTTATGTTTTCACTAAACACAAAAGACCACTCCTTACTATTTAAAAATGGGTGTAAAGTTTTAGAGTACCTatatagaaataaatcaaagacaaaaTTATGCTGGTAAGCTTTATTGaggcatttatttttcaatagcaaaaaatataattttaaattatagaAATAATCCtgattaatttttctttttcaaatatatattgaaatattCGACATGCAAGACATCCAAACAATGGTGTAAGCACTTGTATAAGTCAAATGACAAACACGGGACTGAGAAGTTTTATGTTTCAGGTACCATGCTATGACGTTCATAAACTAATCTCGGCTAAGAAACTTGTCAAACATATCTCCTTTCCTAGCGGAGCATAAAATAGAACAAGTCTTCGATTATTAACAGATAACTCTACTAACACCAGCGTTCATTGTTTTGgttacaaaaacaagaaaacttagATATTACTCGTCAAGTTCAACAGTATGCCGCGACTCTGTTTTAGCAGCAAAACTCATAATAATAGGTATTCGCATACGTCAAGCACATTGAATGTGTCTCACTTAATACAACATTCAATGAACTACGCACATTCACTCACTGAACTTAGCCGTGAAGCTAACAGCTAACGCCtgcatgctaacgctaacagcAGATTTCGGTTACCTCTCTTTCTCTCGCGCTTAACTTGGAgctgtttcttcttctgtttgttgCTAAATGGCTTTTTCCGGGGCATtttcgaagaaaaaaaaatgttgtttataaataccaaaaatatatacGTGCTCTATCAGCAAGTGCTACTTATTATACAGCTTTCTAATTGCCGTTATTTACATGAGTGAAGTTTCTCGACTCCTCCACATTTCAGTGACGCCACAGCCAATGCGGACTGCGGAGAATTGTGGACGAAACCACCTGGATTATCCGAAACACGGCCTAAATTATCgttcttttttgttgtaaaacaaaaaaatacttcgTAAAACCTCTTATAGTAAAATTAAAAtcgaaaaaataaacattttaagctttgtCATTGTAACAAAAATACCACTAGGTGACAGATAACCCCCCTCCATTCCTCTAAAATGGTACCGTCCACTTTTTCATAATTCTGCACATTCCAGCAGATCAAGCAAGAAAATGCACAATACCATGCAGTGAATACAAACCCAGCAGCATACGAATACACTTTCcccagaaataaaatatattttacacatcttcaaaataaacacaaagtacATTATTAACTAAGCTTAATTATATtctcattttttactttcaaagcaagcttttttccaatttacagacaaacatgaaaatgtaaaatattttagagtttaatgTCATAtaagcagaaagaaaaatgcatgAACCGTTATTGTGTAAATATGTCTGTAAGGTATCAAACATTGTTACTAtggaagcatcagagcaagagcacatttggaaaacattttttggacatACACAGACAGCAATACACTGGACATGAACATGATGGAAGTCATTACTCTCCCAGAGTAATCATTTCAAAGTCCACACACAAACCCAAATTCATCCAGTTGGTTACCAAAACCTTGTACACACAAGTactataaaaactaaatttgtattattttatatccGACTTTTGCTTTGTTCCCTGACAAGGAAATCAAATTAATATcccttttaaagttaaaaacattacaaGAATGAGTATCGCAGAGGTATTAACACTGATGTATAAACTTAGTCTCTATAAGAAAGCATAAGAATTACCTTAACAGTTAGTTTTcaattttatgaacaaaaaaccATGAAGAGCTACTGGGAAAACTTTCATAgtgctgaaaaataaaaaggcagtaaaaacgtcaaagaaaatgtgtcttttagaCACTTTCCTGGGATAAAACCATCACTGTGATGGACTGAAACGTACTTTATTACAGCTTTAACATGCAGTTTGTATTTAGACATGATGGCTAAGTGAGAATAACATAAATCCAATATAGCAAAAGGAAAAACGTACAGGCTTCAGCATAATATATCAGCATGATTTGTCCTGTCTGCCTTACATCATTCAGGCAGTCAACAGTTGTAAAGTTTCAATATTAGTATTGCTTTAAATTTTCAACTCTCTTAGCCTCTATTGTTCTTAAATAACTCCTACTTCTAGATAGTTTTTAAGAGTTGAGATGCTCCACTTGAATGGTGGATGCCGACACAGTGAGACAGAGGTCTTTGTGGGAAGTGATGTCCGCCACACTGACTGGTTTGTACTGGATGTCACTGGCAGACACTGTCTTATACTGATTCAGGTCAAATGGACAGGTGATTTCTGTCTGGGGGTAGCCACTCTGGCTCTGGGCCTGCTGGCCTTCCCCTGCTGCTCTGCCCACAGCTCCTCCTGGTTGTCTCGATCCTCCATCTGCACTCTCTACCTGGCTCTGAGTTCCTGTCTGGCCATGGGTTTGGCTTTGGTTCTGATGTGCCGACTGTTGTGCCACGGCTACTGGTGCAGTCAACTGGTCAGGGTTGTGTTTTTCCATGTGTTTCTCCATGTGTTTCACCAGATACGTCTCCTGGGATGAGGGGAGGATAGGTAGAGGGGAAACAGTGGACATGTGACTACACGGTGTAAAGCAGCTGCCAGCCGTCTGATGCCAGTGAGGCGTTTCATAGTGCTTCATGTAGAAATTCTCTTCAGAAATGGACATTTGTCTTACTGAGGTATACGAGCGGTGGCAGAGACCACATGAGTAGATCCTGGCGTGTTTGACAGTGTGTGTGGTCATGTGTGCTTCCAGGCTTCCAGCATCTATGTAACCCTTATTGCAGTGCGTGCACTTGTAGGGCTTGTCTTTGTTGTGTTGACGCCGGTGGGACTGAGAATAATATatcagataaaagaaaaaagcataaaaattgtCACAGTACATAATAGAGCTGTCTAGACAATTGGTTTGGTTAAGCAGAGAAGAAAATCCGGGCATACCTGTAAATTGGAGAGCTGGGTGAAGGATTTTTCACAGCCTGGGTGGCTGCATTTGTATGGTCTATCTCCAGTGTGAATTCTGAACAGACACAAACAAGTAAGCATGGTGACATGAATGAAGTGGTATTTTGTCAAATGCAGAATCAACCGAGAGGACCTGGTGGCAAACGAGATGGTGGTTGAAAATCATCAGCCGGAAACAGAAATTGCCAAATGGAACAGGAAAATACAAACAACCTATCATGTTTAACCTatcaatgtttaaaaataaagttataaatgtataacatgaacaaaatactaaaattcCTGATGTATGCATAATAATAGCatgtattaaatatataaaaattagataaaatactgtgtttaatgaaagaaaaaataagtatgtGTTTGAATGTGTTGGTTATTATTCTACATAAATTGTACTTTCTATTGATAAAGAATATAGTAATGTAATCGTCTATTATAATGAATTAAGGGGCAGGCTTTAATAAGGAATCCTTCTGCTTGCTACCTTTCAAACATGGATGTAAGATATAGCATACCCATTGTCAATTGTGCTGATGCAGATGTGACTGTAACATATAACTACATGTATAAAtgaacatgtttaaataaactaaataaataaatatatatatccttTGCTGGAAGCAGAAATTTCACTTTAATTCAGAGTTGTAGCCAAGTTTATTGATGTTGATATTCTGGTTCTGAACTTCCTTCTGGCTTATGATTTTATCTTGTCAGCCACCAGGTCTCCCTTGAATCAACACAAGTCAACAATGCTTATGATGGGAAGAGCTATTTGACTCGCCAAAAACGGTTGGGAGGTACGAATACATGCATGATAGTaccttgcaaaaaaaaagtgaaaaaatacaaaaagaaaaacataaaaataaatgaaaaacaagatagGGTGAGTCCATACGGAGCTTCTCATCGGTGCAGCGACAGTGAGGCGCACTGgtaacaaagaaagaaaaacaaaaatacacacacctGCTGTGCTGCTGAAGATGACTGAGCTGTCTGAAGGACTTTTGGCAGTACGAGCAGGTGTAGGGTTTCACCCCCGTGTGGATCCGGATATGCTGTGCCAGGTAGCTAGAGTTTGCAAATGACTTAGTGCAGTGGGGACACTTGTGAGGCTTTGACTCTGTGTGGTTCCTGATGAGGACAGACAAGAggacaacagaaacaaaaaaatcgtAAACATGAATGgataaatatgctttaaaaaaaaacactccataTAAATGTctagagaaaaaagaaattacatttcataGTGTTGTAACTTATGAATTCTTAAACTGAGATATGTGACtgtatagtttaaaaaaataaatgcttagaataaaaaataactacGTATTAACACTAGGTTATAGGTGTAAAAAGTCCTGTAACATGAcgaggacaaaaaaagaaagaaaaaaaaaacagtggaaagATGGAGCTGCATTAGTATGCACAGCAAAGATAACCTGCACATCTGGGACAGCAAAATAAAGCTGAACAATGCGTTTGTTTGTACAAGACAGATATGCAGCAGCAGAAGttaaaacagcaacatttaaaCGGCTTCCAGTTCATGCTATGGTAGAAAACCACATAGAACTGTGACATTTTTGCAAGTTTAATTCGTCTGATTTACCACAATAAAGGGATatcattaaaattattatgcaaaATGATACAATTATCTTAAATTATTAAGCTTATGCTTATAAAAACGCATTTTTCAAATTGGTAAATTGAAACATCCAATTAGATTTCTTACATAAATTCAAACAGTCTAAAAGTCATTAGATGggttataaaatgaaaatacacaaaatttcTCAGTTGCTTGTTGGATCAGGCGCTGATGCAACACAGTGGCAAACATAGTCCTCCAACAAAATTTCAACACTAAAAATTATTAATACACAGAATTAAGAATGATTccccttttaaaaataagaaaaactgtgattttaaaaatgtatttgttgccgtttcttttttaaaattataaaagtctaatgaaaataaatgaaatctgaCATCAAGGAAGCCAAaaccacataaaaataaaatccaaaaatggaaacaaacatttacattacatCTTAATTCAGCATTCAAATGAAACGTGAGCATAAGCATCGTCATTGAAGCACAAGAGCAGTCACACAATGAGTTGTTATTTATAGAGCAACAATGACATAAGGCTGACATgttaaacacatttgtaaatatAAGTGCATGTCTAAGTAGATGACATAAAAGATAGGAAATACGTAAGCACatgcagagaagaaaaatgcaGTTCAAACAGCACACATGGAAGCATGAACTGTGCACAAGCACaagtgaaactaaaaaaaaaaaaaaaaaaaacaatcccatGAAGTcgttttacattttcatgcaAATTTTAACTAACAAAACATCTAATCTAATATCAGCTTTTTGAAAAAGTCAATGAATGGAGCTGAGAGgatgtaaaatgtgtttgcGCATTACTCGACTAACTTTCTCTGCACAAAGAGAAAGGGAGGAGTAAAGGCTTCTACAGGTGAGGTGCAGCTTGGCAGGTAAAGACAACAGAAGTGTAGTTTGGGGCTGGTAGTGAAGGGAAGAACGGGGAGGGGTCAGTAAGTACCGTGTGTGCTGCTGTAAGTGACTGAGCTGCCTGAAAGATTTCTGGCAGTAGGAGCAGGTGTAGGGCTTGGCCCCGCTATGGATGCGGATGTGCTGGGCCAGGTAGCTGGAGTTGGCGAATGACTTGGCGCAGTGAGGACACTTGTGAGGTTTGGCCTCTGTGTGCGACTTGGAGTGGATCTGCATGTCAGACTTATTGAAGAAGGTCGCCGCACACATCCGGCACCTACAAGCGGAGAGACACAGAAATGGGAGGGCGGGATGGAAGAACCAGTATGGGGGAGGAGGACACAGAAGAAGAGGATAgaggatattttaggggatcGAGAAAGAAGACGAAACCCATTTGATGAGtgagaaaaattaaa from Oryzias melastigma strain HK-1 linkage group LG16, ASM292280v2, whole genome shotgun sequence includes the following:
- the gnl1 gene encoding guanine nucleotide-binding protein-like 1, whose protein sequence is MPRKKPFSNKQKKKQLQVKRERKRGDTGSGPSSRNASVERGGERQSDTSDSETTDIRKINQQPMSREGRYDPNRFRLHFEKESKEEVEKRKKLAREKVLQPVSDKELEVDINEIYPSEKRLSFPRRPSWTYNMTRESLMKKEEKSYRDYLDDLHSRNPPGTLSHFEHNLETWRQLWRVLEMSDIILLIVDIRHPVLQFPPDLYHYITKDLQKHVILVLNKADLCPPPLVIAWKHYMASQFPSLNIVCFTSHPGQPYSTVLQKKRTRKKPDWSHAGGLIDIFKSCQEITSGRVDLSSLEQKIQRDAVAQRLDDEHEGAESVLVEHQSDSAMEMSSSSHELYKDGVLTLGCIGFPNVGKSSIINSLVGRKVVSVSRTPGHTKYFQTYYLTPTVKLCDCPGLVFPSRVNKELQILSGIYPVSQLQEPYTSVGYLCERTPFLSVLKLKHPSLQDMEPQHKRSAEESKWTAWDVCEAWAERRGYKTAKAARNDVYRAANSLLRLAIDGRLCLCLRPLGYSCLKEHWENHVDLPEIIALQGRAAEEEGAGERDDDEDGESSTEPEEERDRDADDDEDGDDEDEGCRDRRQKNENPPGFTVNIFNVLRENECE
- the znf384b gene encoding zinc finger protein 384b isoform X4; amino-acid sequence: MESCFRVLDMMEDSHFNSSYFWSPVPAVQGQIENAMFLNKMKEQQEKNAPFSPPSSHYQTALLTIPTPGPKTDGGGQVGNAGHLNPPHSTQNITVLPVPSTGIMTAAGLVITTPQGTLVSPTSSQSFVSGHPAGTMIVSALHSADKKEGDGASHVVVMPAPSKRGRKKKTTVPRVPGNDTLILAHLTPGGQVTTLQHHTGDPYELSNEDEEHGHKDGTKTYRNHTESKPHKCPHCTKSFANSSYLAQHIRIHTGVKPYTCSYCQKSFRQLSHLQQHSRIHTGDRPYKCSHPGCEKSFTQLSNLQSHRRQHNKDKPYKCTHCNKGYIDAGSLEAHMTTHTVKHARIYSCGLCHRSYTSVRQMSISEENFYMKHYETPHWHQTAGSCFTPCSHMSTVSPLPILPSSQETYLVKHMEKHMEKHNPDQLTAPVAVAQQSAHQNQSQTHGQTGTQSQVESADGGSRQPGGAVGRAAGEGQQAQSQSGYPQTEITCPFDLNQYKTVSASDIQYKPVSVADITSHKDLCLTVSASTIQVEHLNS
- the znf384b gene encoding zinc finger protein 384b isoform X2, with amino-acid sequence MMEDSHFNSSYFWSPVPAVQGQIENAMFLNKMKEQQEKNAPFSPPSSHYQTALLTIPTPGPKTDGGGQVGNAGHLNPPHSTQNITVLPVPSTGIMTAAGLVITTPQGTLVSPTSSQSFVSGHPAGTMIVSALHSADKKEGDGASHVVVMPAPSKRGRKKKTTVPRVPGNDTLILAHLTPGGQVTTLQHHTGDPYELSNEDEEHGHKDGTKTYRCRMCAATFFNKSDMQIHSKSHTEAKPHKCPHCAKSFANSSYLAQHIRIHSGAKPYTCSYCQKSFRQLSHLQQHTRNHTESKPHKCPHCTKSFANSSYLAQHIRIHTGVKPYTCSYCQKSFRQLSHLQQHSRIHTGDRPYKCSHPGCEKSFTQLSNLQSHRRQHNKDKPYKCTHCNKGYIDAGSLEAHMTTHTVKHARIYSCGLCHRSYTSVRQMSISEENFYMKHYETPHWHQTAGSCFTPCSHMSTVSPLPILPSSQETYLVKHMEKHMEKHNPDQLTAPVAVAQQSAHQNQSQTHGQTGTQSQVESADGGSRQPGGAVGRAAGEGQQAQSQSGYPQTEITCPFDLNQYKTVSASDIQYKPVSVADITSHKDLCLTVSASTIQVEHLNS
- the znf384b gene encoding zinc finger protein 384b isoform X1, yielding MESCFRVLDMMEDSHFNSSYFWSPVPAVQGQIENAMFLNKMKEQQEKNAPFSPPSSHYQTALLTIPTPGPKTDGGGQVGNAGHLNPPHSTQNITVLPVPSTGIMTAAGLVITTPQGTLVSPTSSQSFVSGHPAGTMIVSALHSADKKEGDGASHVVVMPAPSKRGRKKKTTVPRVPGNDTLILAHLTPGGQVTTLQHHTGDPYELSNEDEEHGHKDGTKTYRCRMCAATFFNKSDMQIHSKSHTEAKPHKCPHCAKSFANSSYLAQHIRIHSGAKPYTCSYCQKSFRQLSHLQQHTRNHTESKPHKCPHCTKSFANSSYLAQHIRIHTGVKPYTCSYCQKSFRQLSHLQQHSRIHTGDRPYKCSHPGCEKSFTQLSNLQSHRRQHNKDKPYKCTHCNKGYIDAGSLEAHMTTHTVKHARIYSCGLCHRSYTSVRQMSISEENFYMKHYETPHWHQTAGSCFTPCSHMSTVSPLPILPSSQETYLVKHMEKHMEKHNPDQLTAPVAVAQQSAHQNQSQTHGQTGTQSQVESADGGSRQPGGAVGRAAGEGQQAQSQSGYPQTEITCPFDLNQYKTVSASDIQYKPVSVADITSHKDLCLTVSASTIQVEHLNS
- the znf384b gene encoding zinc finger protein 384b isoform X3, producing MESCFRVLDMMEDSHFNSSYFWSPVPAVQGQIENAMFLNKMKEQQEKNAPFSPPSSHYQTALLTIPTPGPKTDGGGQVGNAGHLNPPHSTQNITVLPVPSTGIMTAAGLVITTPQGTLVSPTSSQSFVSGHPAGTMIVSALHSADKKEGDGASHVVVMPAPSKRGRKKKTTVPRVPGNDTLILAHLTPGGQVTTLQHHTGDPYELSNEDEEHGHKDGTKTYRCRMCAATFFNKSDMQIHSKSHTEAKPHKCPHCAKSFANSSYLAQHIRIHSGAKPYTCSYCQKSFRQLSHLQQHTRNHTESKPHKCPHCTKSFANSSYLAQHIRIHTGVKPYTCSYCQKSFRQLSHLQQHSRIHTGDRPYKCSHPGCEKSFTQLSNLQSHRRQHNKDKPYKCTHCNKGYIDAGSLEAHMTTHTVKHARIYSCGLCHRSYTSETYLVKHMEKHMEKHNPDQLTAPVAVAQQSAHQNQSQTHGQTGTQSQVESADGGSRQPGGAVGRAAGEGQQAQSQSGYPQTEITCPFDLNQYKTVSASDIQYKPVSVADITSHKDLCLTVSASTIQVEHLNS
- the znf384b gene encoding zinc finger protein 384b isoform X5, which encodes MESCFRVLDMMEDSHFNSSYFWSPVPAVQGQIENAMFLNKMKEQQEKNAPFSPPSSHYQTALLTIPTPGPKTDGGGQVGNAGHLNPPHSTQNITVLPVPSTGIMTAAGLVITTPQGTLVSPTSSQSFVSGHPAGTMIVSALHSADKKEGDGASHVVVMPAPSKRGRKKKTTVPRVPGNDTLILAHLTPGGQVTTLQHHTGDPYELSNEDEEHGHKDGTKTYRNHTESKPHKCPHCTKSFANSSYLAQHIRIHTGVKPYTCSYCQKSFRQLSHLQQHSRIHTGDRPYKCSHPGCEKSFTQLSNLQSHRRQHNKDKPYKCTHCNKGYIDAGSLEAHMTTHTVKHARIYSCGLCHRSYTSETYLVKHMEKHMEKHNPDQLTAPVAVAQQSAHQNQSQTHGQTGTQSQVESADGGSRQPGGAVGRAAGEGQQAQSQSGYPQTEITCPFDLNQYKTVSASDIQYKPVSVADITSHKDLCLTVSASTIQVEHLNS